Part of the Metarhizium brunneum chromosome 6, complete sequence genome is shown below.
TTGGCCAGGGAGCAAGGCCGGCTGGAACGGCTGCCCAGGGACCCTCGACACATTTGTCCGGGTTAATGTGTAATGTTCATCGCACCACCGGCCGGGAACCCCCTCCACTTGTCGGCGCCACTACTACTATCCTGGGAGACAAACTTTATGTATTTGGGGGACGAATTCTCTCTCGAAGTCGACCCGCCCCTTTGACCGCTGACCTTTATGAGTTGGATCTCATCTCACGCCACTGGACGAGACTGGAAACTGGAGGAGACATACCCCCGCCTCGATATTTTCATTCCATGTGTGGTCTGGGCGATACCAAGATGGTCTGCTACGGTGGTATGTCTCCCGCCTCTAGTCCGACGCAGACTGCGCCAACAGCGgaccagcaacagcaacccGAGGTTTCCGTCATGTCTGACATATACATCTACGATGTTGAAACTCGGAAATGGACATATTTGCCAGCGCAAGACGCACCCCAGGGTCGATATGCCCATTGCGCGTGTATACTACCCTCATCGGCTTCCTTTTCCTCGAGTCGAGCTCCGCTAGCGGCTTTACAACATAACCCGTCATCTTCGAATCCCAACGAAGGCCGAATTGGTATCAATATCGACGGATCTGGTGGTGCGGAAATGGTGATTGTGGGCGGGCAGGACGGCGCGAATCATTATATCGAGCAGATTAGCGTTTTCAACCTACGGAGCCTCAAATGGACTTCTACGCAACCATTGGGGAAGAGCTGTGGCGCATATCGCAGCGTGGCTgctcctctcctcccctcTGTTACCGCCAAGATTGGCAAAGCGTATCCGAATGGCTCGCAGCGAGGGGACGGGACTGGCATCATGAGCCCAGAGGCTCGCGAGGCCGGCTCGTCTATGCTCATTTACTCAAACTACAACTTCCTAGATGTCAAGCTTGAACTGCAAATTCGGTCCTCCGATGGGACATTGGTGGAGAAGCCCATGTCAGGAACGTACTCACCCCCGGGCCTACGATTCCCCAACGGCGGTGTAATTGACACCTACTTTGTCGTGAGCGGGACGTATCTAACGTCGTCGAAGCAAGAGTACGCGCTGTGGGCTCTTGATCTACGAACACTAACATGGAGTCGcatcgacgccggcggcagtgTATTCAGCCAGGGAAGCTGGAATCGAGGTGTCTTATGGAATCGACGCAATACATTCGTCATTTTGGGGAACCGGAAACGAAGCCTTGTCGATGACTATAATCACCGCCGCATCAACTTCTCAAACGTGTGCATGGTTGAGTTGGAGGCCTTTGGGTTCTACGACAATCCTCGTAAGACGAGTCCAATGTCTGGTTTCATATCCGCGAGCAGTCCGTATTCTGGACCTAACCTCAGCCTCACGCGCAAAGCGGGGTACACGGCTGGCGGTCGTTTTCACTCAAGAGCCAGCGAGGAGTTGGGCGAGAAGGCCCTGGCGATGCGCGAGCTGGCAGATATGGACATTTTGTGCATTGGTGGAGAGAGAATACCGGTCAATTCTCGCATAGTGTCACGCAGATGGGGACCCTACTTCGTCCAGCTTTTGCGAGAAGGTACGGCTACTCAGGATGGAAGCGATGTTGTCACACTTCGGTCGGGATTGTCGAGTAACCCTCTCCGTGCGTCTGCTCTGACCATAACACCTAATTCCAAGGACGCAACACAACCTCCTGGCTCTTCAAGTGGTGCCAGCATGCTCTCGACGGCGACTACGGTAGCTGGGTCTCTAGGcgtcgcggcggcagccGGTGCGACTGGACAAGGTGACGATATCAATCCTGCGGCCGTAAACGCTGCTCCAACCCCCCGATCACTGCCACCAAACACAAGACCACGATGCCTTTATCTCCCTCATACTTATCTGACCGTACAAGCACTGTTGCACTTCCTCTATACGAGCTCGTTGCCACCACCCTCTTCACCGCTGTGTACTCCCCAAATTTTATGCTCGCTCCTGCAGATCTCACGACCTTACCGTATCGACGGTTTGCTCGAAGCCGTAGTTGAGCGTCTACACGGGCTGTTGGACAGCCGAAATGCTGCGGCCGTCTTCAATGccacggccatggctgctggcgGTGGGCGCGGCATCGACGGGTCTCTCAACCCCAACTTCTTTGTGAGCAGCTCCGACCCGGTTGGATCGCCGACTCTGGTATCGGATTTCTCCCTGGGCGGCACGACTGCCAACGAATCCGCCGTTGATTTGGTTGCTGCGACATCTGGCCTCAGCATCAACACAGGCGTCCAGAAGTCTGGTCGCCCGTCAAGTGGGGAGATGTCCGCCTCGGCGAGCATGAGCGGCTCGGAATGGGGATCGGAGGTTGATAGCAGCGACCGTGACCACAGCTTCATCTGGAACGGCGAGCTCAGCAGTGTCATCGGCCTGCAGAAGCGAGGCCTCAGGGGCTTGATGGAAGGACGAAGAATGCGCGAGAGGACAGGTACCGGCGGCACGGCCAGCTTGGCTCCTCCCGGAAGCGCCGCGTATGGAGGGGCAGCCCAACACGGCCCAAGCGGACAACGCGTAGGGCTGGGCATTGCGGGATCCTAGGCTTATTTTGGGCCTGTGCGATGGATGGCGTTACGTACTCTTGCCTTTGGAGTGCTTAATGGATAGAAGACTGTCTGCTACGAAGCATTATAGAAGCAATGACTTGATGACGTGTGTTGAACGATGTGACGGAGCTGGGTCGGCAAACATTTATGAAGCAAAAATGGATGGAAGGGAATGATGTGTTGTTATTTAGGAACGTACTTTACGTATATATTGTCTTTTGCATGTCAAGGACAAACTCTTTGTCGTCCCGGACATGAAATTCTACATGTGGTGTTGTATAAGCCAGGTGGATGGCGACGTGGTTATATCCGGTCCTAGGTCACCAcgagaaaaggaaaggaaaaaagaagcgCAATTCAACTTGAAGTTATCTAGATGCATTGCAAAAGAACACACTTGTCTATTTCGAAAATCTAGTCCAACGACATAATTTGCTTTCGAAGACACTGCTACCGCACGCACGTATTTGAAGCTCATGCTAATGGAAAGGGGAACAAGGGCTATGAACAAGggcgggaaaaaaaaaagagtaatGATGGACCAAAAATTCTATGAATGATGTAAGCAGGAGGCAGGCATGGGATGCATTGCGGTCCAGCGAGTCAAATCACAGCTTGACGCGGCCGGCTTGGAGGTCTTGCCACTCGGTGTCTTGGAAGGGGACGTAGGTGTCGCCCTTGAGCCAGTACAGCTCGCCGTCGGTCTTGGTGTTGCCGGGCTTGACGCCGGCTAAGCGCAGGAggtgcttctgctgcttcatgGTGCCCGTGGtctgggcggcgccgccgacctCCCTGAGGACCCTGAGGAACAGGGGCTGGGCGTAGCGGGGGAGCGTGGACTGGACGTGGGAGGCGAGGCTGCGGAGCACCGTCTTGTCGGGGGCCTTGTCGAAGGCGATGGCGACGCAGCCTGCGCGGCCGTCGTGGTGCGGCAGCTCGACGCCGTAGACGTTGGCCTCGCGGACCGAGGGGTGGCGGCCGAGGGTCTCGCTGACCTCGACGGTCGACACGTTCTCAGACTTCCAGCGGAAGGTGTCACCGATACGGTCCATGAAGTACACGCGGCCGTCTGCGTCCCACCGAGTAACGTCGCCTGTGCGGAACCATGCATCGCCTGGCTTGAAGACTCCGCGCATGACCTTGGACGATGTCGCACCCTCGTTGCCGTAGTAGCCCTGGAACCGCTGGGAGATGTTCTCCGGGTCGAGCTTGCAGATGAGCTCGCCGGGCTCGCCGGGCCGGACCCTGGTGCAGAAGCCCGTCTCGGCGTCTCGCTTAGGCAGATCCGTCGCCCAGTCCAGCTCCACGAGCGACAGGCTCAGCGACTGCAAGCCGCCGTAGAGGAGGCCGCTGCGGCCAATGGCGCCCGCCGTGTGGTCGTTGCGGCTGAGATTCCACAGGCCAAAGGGGCCTTCCGTGGCGGCATAAAACTCGAGGATCGTGTCCACCCCGAACCTGTCCTTGAACTGGTTCCAGATGTCGGGGCGGAGGCCGTTGCCAAACGCTGCCGTGACCTTGTGCTTCTTGTCGAGGCACTCGCCAGTGGCGGCATCGTACTGGGGTGGTGCAGCAAGGAGGTAGCGCAGCGTCTCGCCAACATACTGGATAATGGTGGCATTGGACTCTCGCACCTCGGTCCAGAATACCTTGGTGGAGAATTTGCGCCCGATGGCCTGTGTGCTGCCGGCGAGCATGGTGGAACAAAACGACAGCAAGGAGGCTGCGGAGTGATAGAGCGGCATAGACTACACGCGGGACACAGCATTTTGCATCTTGTCAGTACGtgtcaaggcggcggcgcgtcAATCATTGACAGGGAGACTAACCGTATACATGATGTCGTTGCCTCCACGGGCAAGCAGCGTTTCCACAATGGTGCCCCCTGCAATGACCTTTGCCCACGACACCACGGCGGGTTTGGGTAAGCCCGTCGTTCCGGAGGTGTAGATCAGgatggccaagttggacaGGTCGTCCTCGACCAATTCCGAGTCTGGCACGCGAACGGGAGACGTGGCCGTCGCCTGGGCTTGAAGTTCTGGCGTGAATATGACAAAGTTGACGTCGCCGAGGTCGGCCCGCACGTCCTCCGTCAGATTGGCAGCCACGCTGGGGTCAATAAGACAAATCTTGGATTTGGATGCTTTGATGCAGTGTGCCAACGATTTGCCGGTAAGGTTGTAGTTGATAAAGGCTGGTTTGGCACCGATACTCCAGAGTCCGAGCCAGACGAAGATGAAGGTATCCGAGTTCTCAAAGTTCATGGCCACGACATCTTTTGGCTTGATGCCGAAATTGTTTCGCAGCCACGTTCCATAACGCAAAGCTTTGTCATAAACTTGGGCATATGTGTGATGGCGGCCTTCGAAAATGAGGAGGTCCTTGTTGGCTGTGGAAGGGTGCTTGGCCCGGTCCTCGAGGTTGTGGAAGACGGATAGATTGCCACGGTGCTGGCGGAGAAAGACGCGGCCGGCTGACTTGAAAGCTGATTTGAAAAGAAGGTAGTCGTACCAGAGGGAAGTTTTGGCGTTGACGTAGGCGAATGCTGCAGCTGTGGCCGGAATCGTCACAGCAAGAGGAACTGGAACACGTAGTGAGCATATGGCGGATGTATCAGAGCCGGTAGGTAGGATGGGAGAGACGAACGTGGCATCGTGGACGAATGACAAAGACCTCAAAGACCTGCTATGGAGGCAAAGGTGCTTTGCAACGTTGGCTTGGGAATCTAAAGGGCGAAAGGGCGTAGTAACCGGCAGTTTTCTTTCATGGACGAGAAGGTCAAGGATCGCGATGTGTCAATAATGTAATTAGAAAAGAAAACGCTCTGCAGACGTCATACAGCAGGATCAATGAAACGGGCACGATGTTGAGCGGGAGTTGAGCCGAGGCTGTTGGCTCTCTGAGTCTGCGGTTGAAGCGTGGGGCTACAGCAAATGGTTTCCTAGCTCAGTCTACTCCGCATTCAAAACGGCATTATCATGTTGCAGCTTGCAAGGATTCTCCGAGAATGGGGCCCGATGGCAGTGACCAATGCGCAGTTTGAGACGACGCCTGTCGTGAGGCTAAGCGTAGTGAGTCGACCGACTGGGCCAGAGACGGGGGCGGGCAGTGCGGCTCAAAAGACAAAGCCGGGGCGGAAGATTGGCATGGAATGGAGACTCCGGCGGTGCCAACAGAGGCTCGGATGCCGTTGTGTTTTCTGGTGGTGACGGGTGCTTTGTATATTCCACGAGCGCTCTGGCTTGTTGTTGACGTCTGCATATAAGTTCATATATTCAAGTCGGGGTCCCTGGGGAAAGCGGCTCAAGCGGCGTGTGTAACCAGTGCCGGATGGCTCGCAGCGAGGAAACGAAACGGCTGAAGGAGAGAACGGGAACGCGAGTATGCGACTGCGGTGGAATCCACGAGATGTGTTGTTGCGCCACGCCAGGCCGCGCTGTGGCCCTGGCTTCGCTGGGCAATGCCATTTGCGCCAAGACTCGATGCAATCATCTGCGACGTGCTTGCGGCGCGCAAGGAACCCCGAAATCCGGCTGGcgtctttgtcttgtccgTGGCTTGGGGCGCTAAAAAGATGCCTCGGTCCATGGGAAAGGGTGctcgaccaagaccaagaggTGTGGAGCTATGGGAGCGGGTCGACGGGCCACAGACGGGGCCAGGGGTAAGGTGAGAGAGAGTGCGAATGGTTGCTGAAGCTAGGTGAACATGCCGTCCCGGGCAAAGCCCGTACGTGTCTGGATGCGGcggtgatgaagatgacaagTTTCAATGCTCTGTGCCCGGTACCACCAGTCGCTTGACATCGAACATGCGCATTTTGGCGCTTCTGGATTGGTTGGTGTCTTGCAGCCTGGCAGTAGGAGGCACTTCGTGTTTGCACGGAAGGAACAGCCCGCAGGCAACCCGCCGGCTGCCACAAGGAGCTCGCGTGGCACCAGCATGTCGACTGGTGTACAGGGTAGTCTACTTAGGTAAGCACGCCAGGCTCGACTGACGGCTGCTTGAACACCTCGAGTGGGGCCGGTGCAAGGCTGTAGCTCCAAGTGTCATCTCACGACGCCATCTGCAGTTGAATCTTTGTCAATGGCCAACTGCCAATTGCTGGCGGCTATACCGACCAACAGCCGGAACCAGAGCTGACACGACACTGGACATTGGAAATCGGCAGTGTACAGAGGCAGAACAGCCTGCGACAGTTGCAACTTGGCCAGCGCGAGCACTGGTGCGCCCAAGGACAAACTGTTCTCCCTGCCGCTACTCGCAAACCGTCGCCAACATCCTCGAAACGCCCATACTCTACGttgagccaagacggccgtTGATTGATCGGACACAATGGCTTCAGAAATAACAGTAGACGCGTCCGTGCCCGCGCAGGAAGCCGCCGCCCAACCTATCGCCAAGCAGCCTCCTCCGGAGAAACCCGCCCACACCCGACGCCGTACACATGTCATTCTGTCATTCTGGCTCATCGTGCTCGTTTTGGGATTGCCGATATGGTGGAAGACGACGTCAATTTACCGCGCGGATTTGCCTCTCGAGAGAATGCTGCAATGGGCTGACGGCAAGGTACGTCTGCATCCGCATGCCCTCTCGACACTCTGCCAGAGCTTCTCCTTGTATGCGACGCGGCTTCTGACATGTATTTTCCAGGCCTGCCGCCCTGCGTTTCCTTTGCAGATTTCTGTTCGTGCCGATTCTATTGCCGACCAAGAAGCTCAGCACCTCGTCCGCTTAACACAGcatgccctcgacgacctcAACGATTTCCCCGGTCACCATTTACGCCTCAAGCTCAGTCCCAAAAGCGACACAAAACCCCCCAACCTGAGCAGACAAGATGCAGATTCCGCCTTGACCATCAATCTGACTCCGGGCGACGCCAATTCGGCTCAGCTAAGCCAGCACTCGGCCGTGCTCGACATGACTTATGCTCCCAACTCGATCCCCTCTCTACACTCTGCCTCGTCCGCCCTGGCAGCATACATGGCCAATGAGCTCCAGTCTACCTTTTCCGAGGAGCAATCCATCATCTCGTATCTGCTGTCCACGTCTTCCATGTCGTCTACCGCGAGGCAACACGGTCTCGGCCAAGAGGCGGCAGAATCGTTGAAGAAGCGCACAACCCGGTCGCTGCGTTATGCTCCTACCTACCACCTGAGCTTTTCTCTCTTCACCGACGGTGCCACCCCCAACACGTGGGATATCGATGCAGCCATCAACGAATACATGAAGCCAATGCTGGATGTTCTGGGACCCATTCACAACTTTACCATTGACACGCAGGTCCAACTGTATGCCACGCCTGGCGTGCAATCACAAATCCTCAACAAGGAGCACTTGGCGTCGTTTATCAATGCCGCAGAGTGGCCCCTTTCACCATCCATTGGCGGCGCACCCACGGTCAACTTTATCATCTTTGTCGGCAACCAAACCATTGGATCTGACAGTGCCCAGGTCGAAAACTCACAGTCGTGGATGATTCCTCAATGGGGCTCCGTATATCTCCTGCCGCTGGCCCCTACCGAGCAGCACGTCTCGGCAAATGCCCTCAAGCAGCCTCTGCTCATGTTTGGCGGCCACCTGCTGACTCTCCTTGGCACGCCGCAGTCTGGATCTCTCCCGCTGCGGCTCTCCTCTCTTGCCAGGGTACGAACGATGGACCTGCTCCTTCGGGCTTCGTCGTCTCTGGGCTCTCTGGCGCGGCTGTCGCCCAGCCTGCCTTCGATATCTATTCCTCGCAGTGTTGCCGAAGGCGTTTCCAGCTCGTTGCAGCACCTGGAGCAGGCGTGCGCCAACCTGGGTGGACCAGAAGGGCTGTTGCATGCACGggttgccgaggaggaggcggagaggGCCTTTTTCGAGAAGAGCATGGTTGGGCAATTG
Proteins encoded:
- the ral2 gene encoding Protein ral2, whose protein sequence is MALIPGLTLSQRPSLSRASSQLSSASEAEPDDRYATIPNRASPDNSGVYRAAQQNSPARRLTRKRSLLNLTSRITSNVSSINQHSLPDGRRSSSPTSRPPQPARKPSLKHSLEKPLPQTPPESDAATPSSAGRDDSGEYPQLPRIESRIDTRASTMDSAGAAASASGQIHSAQDQYHPDISSSMGSMASSSKHDANEDNRDGLTPRSNGPASATPSPAIGQGARPAGTAAQGPSTHLSGLMCNVHRTTGREPPPLVGATTTILGDKLYVFGGRILSRSRPAPLTADLYELDLISRHWTRLETGGDIPPPRYFHSMCGLGDTKMVCYGGMSPASSPTQTAPTADQQQQPEVSVMSDIYIYDVETRKWTYLPAQDAPQGRYAHCACILPSSASFSSSRAPLAALQHNPSSSNPNEGRIGINIDGSGGAEMVIVGGQDGANHYIEQISVFNLRSLKWTSTQPLGKSCGAYRSVAAPLLPSVTAKIGKAYPNGSQRGDGTGIMSPEAREAGSSMLIYSNYNFLDVKLELQIRSSDGTLVEKPMSGTYSPPGLRFPNGGVIDTYFVVSGTYLTSSKQEYALWALDLRTLTWSRIDAGGSVFSQGSWNRGVLWNRRNTFVILGNRKRSLVDDYNHRRINFSNVCMVELEAFGFYDNPRKTSPMSGFISASSPYSGPNLSLTRKAGYTAGGRFHSRASEELGEKALAMRELADMDILCIGGERIPVNSRIVSRRWGPYFVQLLREGTATQDGSDVVTLRSGLSSNPLRASALTITPNSKDATQPPGSSSGASMLSTATTVAGSLGVAAAAGATGQGDDINPAAVNAAPTPRSLPPNTRPRCLYLPHTYLTVQALLHFLYTSSLPPPSSPLCTPQILCSLLQISRPYRIDGLLEAVVERLHGLLDSRNAAAVFNATAMAAGGGRGIDGSLNPNFFVSSSDPVGSPTLVSDFSLGGTTANESAVDLVAATSGLSINTGVQKSGRPSSGEMSASASMSGSEWGSEVDSSDRDHSFIWNGELSSVIGLQKRGLRGLMEGRRMRERTGTGGTASLAPPGSAAYGGAAQHGPSGQRVGLGIAGS
- the FAT1 gene encoding Fatty acid transporter protein; this encodes MPLPLAVTIPATAAAFAYVNAKTSLWYDYLLFKSAFKSAGRVFLRQHRGNLSVFHNLEDRAKHPSTANKDLLIFEGRHHTYAQVYDKALRYGTWLRNNFGIKPKDVVAMNFENSDTFIFVWLGLWSIGAKPAFINYNLTGKSLAHCIKASKSKICLIDPSVAANLTEDVRADLGDVNFVIFTPELQAQATATSPVRVPDSELVEDDLSNLAILIYTSGTTGLPKPAVVSWAKVIAGGTIVETLLARGGNDIMYTSMPLYHSAASLLSFCSTMLAGSTQAIGRKFSTKVFWTEVRESNATIIQYVGETLRYLLAAPPQYDAATGECLDKKHKVTAAFGNGLRPDIWNQFKDRFGVDTILEFYAATEGPFGLWNLSRNDHTAGAIGRSGLLYGGLQSLSLSLVELDWATDLPKRDAETGFCTRVRPGEPGELICKLDPENISQRFQGYYGNEGATSSKVMRGVFKPGDAWFRTGDVTRWDADGRVYFMDRIGDTFRWKSENVSTVEVSETLGRHPSVREANVYGVELPHHDGRAGCVAIAFDKAPDKTVLRSLASHVQSTLPRYAQPLFLRVLREVGGAAQTTGTMKQQKHLLRLAGVKPGNTKTDGELYWLKGDTYVPFQDTEWQDLQAGRVKL
- the gpi17 gene encoding GPI transamidase component PIG-S: MASEITVDASVPAQEAAAQPIAKQPPPEKPAHTRRRTHVILSFWLIVLVLGLPIWWKTTSIYRADLPLERMLQWADGKACRPAFPLQISVRADSIADQEAQHLVRLTQHALDDLNDFPGHHLRLKLSPKSDTKPPNLSRQDADSALTINLTPGDANSAQLSQHSAVLDMTYAPNSIPSLHSASSALAAYMANELQSTFSEEQSIISYLLSTSSMSSTARQHGLGQEAAESLKKRTTRSLRYAPTYHLSFSLFTDGATPNTWDIDAAINEYMKPMLDVLGPIHNFTIDTQVQLYATPGVQSQILNKEHLASFINAAEWPLSPSIGGAPTVNFIIFVGNQTIGSDSAQVENSQSWMIPQWGSVYLLPLAPTEQHVSANALKQPLLMFGGHLLTLLGTPQSGSLPLRLSSLARVRTMDLLLRASSSLGSLARLSPSLPSISIPRSVAEGVSSSLQHLEQACANLGGPEGLLHARVAEEEAERAFFEKSMVGQLYFPDEHKIAVYLPLLGPVGVPLVLGLVNELKNWIRKRKQKAKEAREKKGQ